The Vallitalea longa genome includes a region encoding these proteins:
- a CDS encoding NAD(P)/FAD-dependent oxidoreductase: MKRIKTDVAVIGGGPAGLAAAIEAKRQGVDNVLIIERDVELGGILQQCIHDGFGLHRFGKRLSGCEYAENFIEEIDYEDIDVKLKTIVLEITKDKMIYAMNENEGMMQIECGAIILAMGCRERTRSQVFIWGTRPSGVLTAGTVQRYINMEGYLPCKKAVILGSGDIGLIMARRMTLEGIEVEGVYELMSSPGGLTRNICQCLNDYDIPMHLSTTVVRIHGDKKIEGVTVAEVDEKRRPIKSTERYIDCDLLVLAVGLIPENELSRKLEVKIDPRTKGPVVDESFMTSVEGVFAAGNVVTVFDLVDYVSLTGEIAGRGAAKYLDGKLNLEDRYQSIVPGDNVNFVVPQIIRSDNLEEHLPIYFRVKQKEKKVKVIGEIDGKICLDKKHVVVLPPEMIVENIKSEELKSSNNELTISVKVG, from the coding sequence GTGAAACGAATTAAAACTGATGTAGCTGTTATTGGTGGAGGTCCAGCAGGGTTAGCCGCTGCAATAGAAGCGAAAAGACAAGGCGTGGATAATGTTCTTATAATTGAAAGAGATGTAGAATTAGGAGGAATATTACAACAGTGTATACACGATGGATTCGGATTACATAGATTCGGGAAAAGATTATCCGGTTGTGAATATGCAGAAAACTTTATTGAAGAAATAGATTACGAAGATATAGATGTAAAATTAAAGACTATAGTATTAGAAATCACTAAAGACAAGATGATATATGCAATGAATGAAAATGAAGGTATGATGCAAATTGAATGTGGTGCAATCATTTTAGCAATGGGTTGCAGAGAAAGAACACGTTCGCAAGTATTTATATGGGGAACAAGACCAAGTGGAGTACTTACAGCAGGAACAGTACAAAGGTATATTAATATGGAAGGTTATCTTCCATGTAAAAAAGCAGTTATTCTTGGTTCAGGAGATATCGGTTTAATTATGGCAAGAAGAATGACTCTTGAGGGTATAGAAGTTGAAGGAGTCTATGAATTGATGAGTTCACCTGGAGGGCTTACAAGAAATATATGCCAGTGTTTAAATGATTATGATATACCGATGCATCTATCAACAACTGTAGTAAGAATACACGGTGATAAGAAAATTGAAGGTGTAACTGTAGCGGAAGTAGATGAAAAAAGAAGACCTATAAAAAGTACTGAAAGATATATAGATTGTGACTTATTAGTGCTAGCTGTAGGATTGATTCCTGAAAATGAGTTATCAAGGAAATTGGAAGTCAAAATCGATCCACGTACTAAGGGTCCAGTCGTAGACGAGAGTTTTATGACTTCTGTAGAAGGAGTTTTTGCAGCAGGTAATGTAGTGACAGTTTTTGATCTGGTAGATTATGTATCATTAACAGGTGAAATAGCAGGTAGAGGCGCAGCAAAATACTTAGATGGAAAGCTGAATCTGGAGGATAGATATCAATCAATCGTACCAGGAGATAATGTTAATTTTGTTGTACCACAGATAATAAGATCGGATAATCTAGAAGAACATTTACCTATTTATTTCAGAGTTAAGCAAAAAGAGAAGAAAGTAAAAGTTATAGGTGAAATTGATGGGAAAATTTGTTTGGATAAGAAACATGTAGTTGTACTACCACCAGAAATGATTGTTGAAAATATAAAATCCGAAGAATTGAAATCAAGTAATAATGAATTAACAATTAGTGTAAAGGTGGGGTAG
- a CDS encoding flavodoxin family protein, translating into MKTIVINECKEISIPEETYTFDLSKIQVTPCVGCWTCWWKNPGRCIYEDLNEFYHEYITADRAIYLAKVTKGFVSANLKSLFDRMIPLYLPYTTYKTGESMHVKRYEKYPDIEFYYDGYFSTEQECQIFVDYIKRVFYQFYSKVIVVKPVKDFVDVEGL; encoded by the coding sequence ATGAAAACTATAGTAATTAATGAATGTAAAGAAATATCTATTCCTGAGGAAACATATACATTTGATCTATCAAAAATTCAAGTAACCCCATGTGTTGGTTGCTGGACTTGTTGGTGGAAAAATCCCGGAAGATGTATATATGAAGATCTGAATGAATTCTATCATGAATATATAACAGCTGATAGAGCGATCTATCTTGCTAAAGTAACTAAAGGATTTGTATCAGCCAATTTGAAAAGTCTTTTTGATCGTATGATACCTCTATATCTTCCATATACTACATACAAAACAGGAGAGTCTATGCACGTGAAAAGATATGAGAAATACCCTGATATAGAGTTTTATTACGATGGTTATTTTAGTACAGAGCAAGAATGTCAAATATTTGTAGATTATATAAAGCGGGTGTTCTATCAATTCTATTCAAAAGTCATTGTAGTTAAACCTGTTAAGGATTTTGTTGATGTGGAGGGACTGTAG
- a CDS encoding glutamate synthase subunit beta: MGKATGFKEFERKVGNYKPELERINNFDDIYLPLNNDEIKVQASRCMDCGVPFCSYNCPLGNIIPDYNDLVYNNQWDKALEVLHTTNNFPEFTGKICPALCESGCVLGIHQKPITCKQIELAIIEKGWEKGIVKPQPPAVNTGKKIAIVGSGPSGLAAAQQLARVGHTVTVFERADAIGGCLRYGIPDYKLPQLYIDRRVNQMEEEGVFFKTNTNVGKDISVEELKNKFDVICLTGGSTTPRDLEVSGRNLSGIHFAMEFLPQANKRSVGKDVAENESITAKDKKVIVIGGGDTGSDCVGTSIRQGATDVMQLELLDAPPASRSKNQPWPVYPMILRTSTSHKEAMAKFSKDIRNYSIATKSFEGKDGKVTKINCIKLSWTTDENGRKSMQEIPGSEFQLDADLVLFAMGFLHPEHKGMLDDFGVNYDGRGNVLADSNCMTNIESVFAAGDMRRGQSLVVHAIAEGRKLAKSVDEYLMGTTYLRSSL; this comes from the coding sequence ATGGGAAAAGCAACAGGTTTTAAAGAATTCGAAAGAAAAGTTGGTAATTATAAACCGGAACTAGAGAGAATCAACAATTTTGATGATATTTATTTACCATTAAATAATGATGAAATTAAAGTACAAGCATCTAGATGTATGGATTGTGGAGTACCTTTTTGCAGCTATAACTGCCCTCTTGGCAATATTATTCCTGACTATAATGATTTAGTCTATAATAATCAATGGGATAAAGCTCTAGAAGTTCTTCATACTACTAATAACTTTCCTGAATTCACAGGCAAAATATGTCCAGCTCTATGCGAATCAGGTTGTGTTCTTGGTATCCATCAAAAACCTATAACCTGCAAGCAAATAGAACTAGCTATTATTGAAAAAGGTTGGGAAAAAGGAATAGTAAAACCACAGCCCCCTGCTGTAAATACAGGTAAAAAAATAGCTATTGTAGGCTCAGGTCCATCTGGTCTTGCAGCAGCTCAGCAATTAGCAAGAGTAGGTCATACCGTTACGGTATTTGAACGTGCAGATGCCATAGGCGGATGCCTCAGATATGGTATACCTGATTATAAACTTCCACAATTATATATTGACCGTCGTGTTAATCAAATGGAAGAAGAAGGTGTCTTTTTCAAGACTAACACTAATGTAGGTAAAGACATCAGTGTAGAAGAATTAAAAAACAAATTTGATGTTATATGTTTGACTGGAGGTTCAACAACACCTAGAGATCTCGAGGTATCAGGAAGAAATCTTTCAGGTATTCATTTTGCAATGGAATTCTTACCACAAGCTAATAAAAGAAGTGTTGGAAAAGATGTTGCAGAGAATGAATCCATTACTGCTAAAGATAAAAAAGTAATTGTTATCGGTGGTGGTGATACTGGTTCCGATTGTGTTGGTACATCAATAAGACAAGGTGCTACTGATGTTATGCAACTAGAATTACTTGATGCTCCTCCTGCATCAAGAAGCAAAAATCAACCATGGCCAGTATATCCGATGATTCTTAGAACTTCAACTTCTCACAAGGAAGCGATGGCAAAATTCAGTAAAGATATAAGAAACTATAGTATCGCAACTAAATCGTTTGAAGGCAAAGATGGAAAAGTTACAAAAATAAACTGTATTAAACTTTCATGGACTACAGATGAGAACGGTAGAAAATCCATGCAGGAAATCCCAGGAAGCGAATTCCAACTTGATGCCGACTTAGTACTTTTTGCAATGGGATTCTTACATCCCGAACATAAAGGTATGCTAGATGATTTTGGCGTTAATTACGATGGACGTGGTAACGTGTTAGCTGATAGTAATTGTATGACTAACATAGAAAGCGTGTTTGCCGCTGGAGATATGAGACGAGGTCAATCATTAGTCGTTCATGCCATAGCAGAAGGCAGAAAACTTGCCAAATCAGTTGATGAATATCTAATGGGAACAACATATCTTAGAAGTTCTTTATAA
- a CDS encoding cold-shock protein: MKTGIVKWFNSEKGFGFICVEGEDDVFVHFSAIQGDGFKTLEEGQKVEFEVVEGARGPQAENVVKL; the protein is encoded by the coding sequence ATGAAAACTGGTATCGTAAAATGGTTTAACAGCGAAAAAGGATTTGGATTCATTTGTGTTGAAGGCGAAGATGATGTATTTGTACATTTTTCTGCAATTCAAGGTGATGGATTTAAAACTCTAGAAGAAGGCCAAAAAGTTGAATTCGAAGTTGTCGAAGGCGCTAGAGGACCTCAAGCAGAGAATGTAGTTAAGCTATAA
- the gltB gene encoding glutamate synthase large subunit: MNNSFGLPEKQGLYDPQFEKDNCGVGFVAHMKGNKSHTIIEQGLKVLVNLTHRGAVGSDPDSGDGAGILIQIPHKFLTKEMNELGFSLPEEGKYGVGMVFLPQEPNARYFCEGVFEKYLEKENLDLIGWRHVPVNERACGLTARGTRPMVHQIFIKKGDLSTTEFETKLFVVRKLVEKAIRKASHAYTEAFYICSLSSRTMIYKGQLLARQIPEFFPDLQDSDMISAIALVHQRYSTNTFPSWDRAQPFRFLAHNGEINTLRGNVNWMNAREGILKSDIIGEDVKKLFPIITPDGSDSMNLDNALELLVASGKSLTHAISMLIPEAWQEHSTMDENKKAYYEYHAKLMEPWDGPAGIAFTDGIKIGATLDRNGLRPARYLVTDDDLVVMASETGVLPFEAETIIRKGRLEPGKMFLIDTEQGKIISDEEIKKELSSKKSYKKWIDKNKLIIEDLPTPHDPQILSQDRIKRLQKIFGYTEEELKRVIAPMVDLGKEPISSMGNDTPLAVLSEKPQLLSNYFKQLFAQVTNPPIDPIREKLVMSLKQFLGYKGNILGELNEKKNINFIELDTPILDNANFEKIRHIHHKDFRAVKIPIIFPVSKEGKGLEEALDSLNERVISNINEGYNIIILSDRNIDKYNAPIPSLLATSSVHHHLIKQKLRTKVDIIVETGDARDVMHMALLIGYGATAINPYIAFDTIMHLVEDKLYVTEDISYDEAYSRYKKALGSGLLKILSKMGIGTLQSYHGAQIFEAVGIKSDVIDKYFPNTPSRIEGIGLDIIAKEVIIRHNAAFNSLRNPYKNLLEGGNLHWRKEAETHLFNPDTISKLQHSCRTGNYDLYKEYASHINNQSERLCTIRSMFDFSTMGAIPIDEVEPIENIVKRFATGAMSFGSLSKEVHETLALAMNKIGGKSNSGEGGEDPKRFVKDTDGNSRNSAIKQVASGRFGVTAEYLVNAEEIQIKMAQGAKPGEGGHLPGHKVSEAIAKVRHSTPGIDLISPPPHHDIYSIEDLAQLIYDLKNINEDARINVKLVSEVGVGTVAAGVAKAHADVVLVSGHDGGTGASPASSIKYAGLPWELGLAETQQTLLMNDLRSRIVVQTDGQLKTGRDVAIAALLGAEEFGFATAALVVCGCIMMRKCQKNTCPVGVATQDPELRKHFKGKPEHLINFFTFLATELREYMAEMGFRTIDEMVGRVDMLKPNESRMNWKAKNIDFNSILYRPELPSRIQPKRVKEQEHGLEDIFDRTLIADATEAINNKTKVNKEYPIRNINRTVGTMLAGKVAKKYGDNGLDNDTIHYKFNGSAGQSFGSFITSGLTFELEGDANDYLGKGLSGGKIIVYPNNKSKFDADKNIIVGNTLLYGATDGEVYINGIAGERFAVRNSGATAVVEGVGDHGCEYMTGGIALILGPTGRNFGAGMSGGIAYVLDEAGDFEKNRCNYQLVITENILDSDEKRIKKLLENHIKYTNSKKAQEVIDNFSQYRDKFIRVISPAFKEILLEKNLEFRGCK; the protein is encoded by the coding sequence ATGAATAACTCTTTTGGCTTACCTGAGAAACAAGGTCTTTATGACCCACAATTCGAGAAAGATAATTGTGGAGTTGGTTTTGTTGCTCATATGAAAGGTAATAAATCCCATACAATAATAGAACAAGGATTAAAAGTGTTAGTTAACCTTACTCACCGTGGTGCTGTTGGTTCTGATCCTGATTCAGGTGACGGTGCTGGTATTTTAATCCAGATTCCACATAAATTCTTAACAAAAGAAATGAACGAATTAGGCTTTTCTTTACCCGAAGAAGGCAAGTACGGTGTTGGAATGGTCTTTTTACCTCAAGAACCCAATGCTAGATATTTCTGTGAAGGTGTATTCGAAAAATATCTAGAAAAAGAAAATCTTGATCTAATAGGCTGGAGACATGTTCCCGTTAATGAAAGAGCATGCGGTTTGACAGCTAGAGGTACTAGACCAATGGTACACCAGATATTTATTAAAAAAGGTGATTTATCAACTACTGAATTCGAAACAAAGTTATTTGTAGTTAGAAAACTAGTTGAAAAAGCTATAAGAAAGGCATCTCATGCATATACTGAAGCATTCTACATATGTAGTCTTTCAAGTAGAACGATGATATATAAAGGTCAGCTTCTTGCTAGACAGATACCAGAATTTTTCCCTGATCTACAAGATTCTGATATGATAAGTGCAATAGCCTTGGTCCATCAAAGATATAGTACTAATACTTTTCCATCATGGGATAGAGCTCAACCTTTTCGCTTCTTAGCACATAACGGTGAGATTAATACCCTAAGAGGCAATGTTAACTGGATGAACGCAAGAGAAGGTATTCTTAAATCAGATATTATAGGCGAAGATGTAAAAAAATTATTCCCAATAATTACACCTGACGGTTCTGACTCTATGAACCTAGACAATGCTCTTGAATTATTAGTGGCTAGTGGAAAATCATTGACACATGCCATCTCTATGCTGATACCAGAAGCTTGGCAAGAACACTCAACCATGGATGAGAATAAAAAAGCATATTATGAATATCATGCAAAATTGATGGAACCTTGGGATGGTCCTGCTGGTATTGCATTTACTGATGGTATTAAGATAGGGGCTACACTTGACCGTAATGGACTTCGCCCTGCAAGATATTTAGTTACTGATGACGATTTAGTAGTTATGGCATCCGAAACAGGCGTACTACCTTTTGAGGCAGAAACCATTATCAGAAAAGGAAGATTAGAACCTGGAAAGATGTTCTTAATTGATACTGAACAAGGAAAAATAATATCCGATGAAGAAATCAAAAAAGAACTATCTAGTAAAAAATCATATAAAAAATGGATAGATAAGAACAAATTGATTATAGAAGATCTTCCTACTCCTCATGATCCTCAAATACTTAGCCAAGACAGGATTAAAAGATTACAGAAAATTTTTGGATATACAGAGGAAGAACTCAAGAGAGTTATCGCACCTATGGTTGATTTAGGAAAAGAACCTATAAGTTCTATGGGTAACGATACTCCACTAGCAGTATTATCCGAAAAACCTCAATTACTTAGTAATTACTTCAAACAACTTTTTGCACAAGTAACTAATCCTCCAATCGACCCTATTCGTGAAAAATTAGTTATGTCATTAAAACAATTCCTAGGTTACAAAGGTAATATACTTGGTGAATTGAACGAAAAGAAAAATATCAATTTCATAGAACTAGATACACCAATATTAGATAACGCCAATTTCGAAAAGATACGTCATATTCATCACAAGGATTTCAGAGCAGTCAAGATTCCTATTATCTTCCCTGTCAGCAAGGAAGGAAAAGGTCTAGAAGAAGCTCTTGATTCTCTTAATGAACGCGTAATAAGCAATATAAATGAAGGTTATAACATCATTATCTTAAGTGACCGTAATATTGATAAATACAATGCACCAATACCAAGTTTATTAGCTACTTCTAGTGTACATCATCACTTAATCAAGCAAAAACTAAGAACCAAAGTAGACATCATTGTGGAAACAGGAGACGCTAGAGATGTTATGCATATGGCATTGTTAATAGGTTACGGTGCTACTGCTATCAATCCTTATATTGCATTTGATACTATAATGCATCTTGTTGAAGATAAACTATATGTTACAGAAGACATTTCATATGATGAAGCTTACTCAAGATATAAAAAAGCTCTTGGTAGTGGACTTCTTAAGATTTTATCTAAAATGGGAATCGGTACTCTTCAGAGTTATCATGGAGCGCAGATTTTTGAAGCTGTAGGAATCAAGAGTGATGTTATTGATAAATATTTTCCTAATACTCCTTCAAGAATTGAAGGAATTGGACTTGATATAATTGCAAAAGAAGTCATCATTCGCCATAATGCAGCATTCAATTCTCTTAGAAATCCATACAAAAATCTGTTAGAAGGTGGTAATTTGCATTGGAGAAAAGAAGCAGAAACACATTTGTTCAATCCAGATACAATCAGTAAATTACAGCATTCATGTAGAACAGGTAATTATGACCTCTATAAAGAATATGCCAGCCATATAAATAATCAAAGTGAAAGATTATGTACCATAAGAAGTATGTTTGATTTTTCAACAATGGGAGCAATCCCTATTGACGAGGTAGAGCCTATAGAAAATATAGTCAAAAGATTTGCAACGGGTGCTATGTCATTTGGTTCTCTTAGCAAAGAGGTTCATGAGACCTTAGCTCTTGCAATGAACAAAATTGGTGGTAAATCCAATTCAGGTGAAGGTGGAGAAGATCCTAAAAGATTCGTCAAAGATACTGATGGAAATTCTAGAAATAGTGCAATTAAACAAGTAGCATCAGGACGTTTTGGTGTAACAGCTGAATATCTTGTCAATGCAGAAGAAATTCAGATAAAAATGGCTCAAGGAGCTAAACCAGGTGAAGGTGGTCATCTTCCAGGACACAAAGTTAGTGAAGCTATAGCTAAAGTACGTCATTCAACTCCCGGAATTGATTTAATCTCTCCACCACCACATCATGATATATATTCTATAGAGGATCTTGCTCAACTCATATATGACCTCAAGAATATTAATGAAGATGCTCGAATAAATGTAAAACTTGTTTCAGAAGTAGGAGTTGGAACAGTTGCAGCAGGTGTAGCAAAAGCTCATGCGGATGTAGTGCTAGTATCTGGACATGATGGTGGTACAGGAGCTTCTCCAGCTAGTTCCATCAAATACGCTGGTCTCCCTTGGGAATTAGGTTTAGCTGAAACTCAACAGACACTACTCATGAATGACCTTAGAAGTAGAATCGTGGTTCAGACAGATGGTCAATTGAAGACTGGTAGAGATGTTGCTATAGCAGCTTTACTCGGTGCAGAAGAGTTCGGTTTCGCTACAGCTGCCTTAGTAGTCTGCGGATGTATAATGATGAGAAAATGTCAGAAGAATACATGTCCTGTAGGTGTAGCGACACAAGATCCAGAACTACGTAAGCATTTCAAAGGCAAACCTGAACACTTAATCAATTTCTTTACATTCTTAGCTACAGAGCTTAGAGAATACATGGCAGAAATGGGCTTTAGAACAATTGATGAAATGGTTGGACGTGTAGATATGTTAAAACCAAATGAATCAAGAATGAATTGGAAAGCTAAAAACATAGATTTCAACTCTATACTATACAGACCAGAACTACCATCAAGAATTCAACCGAAACGTGTAAAAGAACAAGAACATGGCTTAGAAGATATTTTTGATAGAACACTAATAGCCGATGCAACAGAAGCTATCAATAATAAAACAAAAGTAAACAAAGAATATCCTATTAGAAATATCAATAGAACTGTTGGTACAATGCTCGCAGGAAAAGTTGCTAAAAAATATGGAGATAATGGATTAGACAATGATACTATACACTACAAGTTTAATGGTTCTGCTGGTCAGAGTTTCGGTAGTTTCATTACTTCCGGTCTGACATTTGAGCTAGAAGGAGATGCCAATGACTATCTAGGAAAAGGTTTATCTGGCGGAAAAATAATTGTATATCCTAACAATAAGTCAAAATTCGATGCTGATAAAAATATTATCGTAGGAAACACATTGTTGTACGGAGCCACTGATGGCGAAGTATATATTAACGGTATTGCTGGAGAACGTTTTGCAGTAAGAAACTCAGGAGCTACAGCAGTTGTTGAAGGTGTAGGTGACCATGGCTGTGAATATATGACAGGTGGTATTGCATTAATCCTAGGTCCAACAGGACGAAACTTCGGTGCTGGTATGAGTGGTGGTATAGCTTATGTTCTTGACGAAGCAGGTGATTTTGAAAAGAATAGATGTAATTACCAATTAGTAATTACTGAAAACATACTAGACAGTGATGAAAAAAGAATCAAGAAACTACTAGAGAACCATATAAAATATACTAACAGTAAAAAAGCTCAAGAAGTAATTGATAATTTCTCACAGTACAGAGATAAGTTTATTAGAGTCATTTCTCCAGCATTTAAAGAAATACTACTTGAGAAAAATCTTGAATTCAGGGGGTGTAAGTAA
- a CDS encoding DUF1667 domain-containing protein: MKKEFTCIVCPMSCHLTVYNDGDKIVVEGNTCKRGKVFGENEFTNPKRMLTTTVRIEGSHLKRLAVISSDEIPKNKMFECVNELYKVTVKAPISRGNIIFHNICSTGVDIIASRSVKKL, translated from the coding sequence ATGAAAAAAGAATTTACTTGTATTGTTTGTCCTATGAGTTGTCACTTAACTGTATATAATGATGGAGATAAAATAGTAGTAGAAGGAAATACTTGCAAAAGAGGTAAGGTATTTGGTGAGAATGAATTTACTAATCCCAAGAGGATGCTAACTACTACAGTTAGAATCGAAGGTAGCCATCTAAAAAGATTAGCTGTAATTAGTAGTGATGAAATACCTAAAAATAAAATGTTTGAATGTGTTAATGAGTTGTATAAAGTTACTGTGAAAGCACCTATCAGCAGAGGCAATATTATTTTCCATAATATTTGTAGTACTGGTGTAGATATTATAGCTTCTAGGAGTGTAAAGAAGCTATAA
- a CDS encoding NAD(P)H-dependent oxidoreductase, translated as MKTIIINGSPKGNSQKSNTRIICREFVSNMKTPCEIKCISNSNLMELAQYVDNFDNIIIIMPLYIHAMPGSLMKFIEYLNPSEVKGRSLGFIIQAGFIETKQEKYVERYFESLTKRLNYNYLGTVSKGEAAGIYMFPKMFRKVLRRFNELGRIYENTHTFDKEITAQLGKPYRMSKLQITIYQFLCDIGINNIGWHKVLKRNDAFEKRLDRPFLLK; from the coding sequence ATGAAAACTATTATAATAAATGGTTCTCCAAAAGGTAATTCGCAAAAAAGTAATACAAGAATAATATGTAGAGAATTTGTGAGTAATATGAAAACACCATGTGAAATAAAATGTATCAGTAATTCTAATTTAATGGAATTAGCACAATATGTGGATAACTTTGACAATATAATAATCATCATGCCTCTATATATTCATGCCATGCCAGGCAGCTTAATGAAATTTATTGAATATCTAAATCCATCAGAAGTTAAGGGTAGATCACTTGGTTTTATTATCCAAGCAGGATTTATAGAAACGAAACAAGAAAAATATGTAGAAAGGTATTTTGAATCTTTAACAAAACGCCTAAATTATAATTATTTGGGAACTGTTTCTAAGGGAGAAGCAGCAGGTATATATATGTTTCCCAAAATGTTCAGGAAAGTATTAAGGAGATTCAATGAACTGGGAAGGATATATGAAAATACTCATACATTTGATAAAGAAATCACTGCACAATTAGGAAAGCCTTATCGAATGTCAAAACTACAAATAACTATATATCAGTTCTTATGTGATATAGGAATAAATAATATAGGTTGGCATAAAGTATTAAAACGTAATGATGCATTTGAAAAACGTCTAGATAGACCTTTTTTATTAAAATAG
- a CDS encoding NAD(P)/FAD-dependent oxidoreductase, with amino-acid sequence MKDKIIKAIKKEKELSCYEIGIEISSDKIVTLTGEVDNWQHVVDIGHIVAKVKGVVNVVNDIRARGITIPKKDNSQKIKRVRQEGNRKKCDIVIIGAGISGCAIARELSKYNLKTIVVEKNSDIAEESTKANNGNIHPGVLAKPGTLKAKLNLRGNELYTKLSEDLNFDLVRSGSLNVVYDKSEWRKMLGLKFLKKSKLGNLIKPARQFMKVPGLKWLNSEEVRELEPNLKGEPIGGFLMSTMGLVEPYEVCIALAENAVQNGVSFMLNTEVLDILSDNGQTNGVITNKCIIESKYVINCAGVYADNIAEMAGDRFFTIHPRRGAIAIFDKNRKGYFNRPAGTRSGRSKKTNSKGGGACVTPEGNLLWGPTATEIPSKEDKSVEAEDMDYILKLGARVTDEIKKSEVITFFAGIRAADYKEDFIIGMSKKVRGFINVAGIQSPGLASAPAIAEMVQGIIKEDMGNMPVNKSFNPIRKPKVKFRNLSHEEQDKLIKENPKYGNIICRCELITEGEILDAIHSEIPATTIDAVKRRTRAGMGRCQGGFCGPRVLEILARELDKDPTKITQKGSDSYVLKKNSRE; translated from the coding sequence ATGAAAGATAAGATTATTAAAGCCATAAAAAAAGAAAAAGAATTGTCTTGTTATGAAATAGGCATAGAAATCTCATCTGATAAAATTGTTACTCTTACTGGTGAAGTTGATAATTGGCAACATGTTGTAGACATTGGTCATATCGTTGCAAAGGTAAAAGGAGTTGTAAATGTTGTTAATGATATAAGAGCAAGGGGTATAACTATACCGAAAAAAGATAATAGCCAGAAGATAAAGAGGGTTCGACAAGAAGGTAATCGTAAAAAATGTGATATTGTAATTATTGGTGCTGGTATAAGTGGTTGTGCGATAGCTAGAGAACTGTCTAAATATAATCTAAAAACAATTGTTGTAGAAAAAAACAGTGATATAGCTGAAGAATCTACGAAAGCTAACAATGGTAACATTCATCCTGGAGTTTTAGCTAAACCTGGAACACTAAAAGCAAAGCTTAATCTAAGGGGAAATGAATTATATACCAAGCTCTCGGAAGATCTTAATTTTGATTTGGTTAGATCGGGATCATTGAATGTCGTTTACGATAAGAGCGAATGGAGAAAAATGTTAGGGTTGAAGTTCCTAAAAAAATCTAAGCTAGGGAATTTGATTAAGCCGGCAAGGCAATTTATGAAGGTGCCGGGCCTTAAATGGTTAAATAGTGAAGAAGTTCGTGAATTGGAACCAAACCTAAAAGGTGAACCTATAGGAGGATTTTTAATGTCCACAATGGGATTAGTTGAACCTTATGAAGTATGTATAGCGCTAGCTGAAAATGCAGTTCAAAATGGTGTATCATTTATGCTTAATACAGAAGTACTTGATATTCTATCAGATAATGGACAAACGAATGGTGTTATAACTAACAAATGCATTATTGAAAGTAAATATGTCATCAATTGCGCAGGTGTATATGCTGACAATATTGCAGAAATGGCTGGAGACAGATTTTTTACGATACATCCAAGAAGAGGTGCTATAGCAATATTTGATAAGAATAGAAAAGGTTATTTTAATCGACCAGCAGGAACTAGGAGCGGTAGAAGTAAAAAAACTAATTCAAAAGGTGGAGGAGCATGTGTGACACCAGAAGGTAATCTGCTCTGGGGTCCAACAGCTACTGAGATACCATCAAAAGAAGATAAATCGGTTGAAGCTGAGGACATGGATTATATATTGAAATTAGGGGCAAGAGTTACCGATGAAATCAAAAAATCTGAAGTAATAACTTTTTTTGCAGGTATAAGAGCAGCAGATTATAAAGAAGATTTTATAATAGGGATGTCAAAGAAAGTTAGAGGTTTCATAAATGTTGCAGGAATACAATCGCCAGGTTTGGCATCAGCTCCAGCTATAGCAGAAATGGTTCAAGGCATAATTAAAGAAGATATGGGAAATATGCCAGTAAACAAAAGCTTTAATCCTATAAGAAAACCAAAAGTGAAATTCAGAAATCTTTCTCATGAAGAACAAGATAAATTAATTAAGGAAAATCCTAAGTATGGGAATATAATCTGCAGATGTGAATTGATTACTGAAGGAGAAATATTAGATGCAATACATTCCGAAATTCCAGCAACGACTATTGATGCTGTAAAACGAAGAACAAGAGCTGGTATGGGAAGATGTCAAGGTGGTTTTTGCGGACCAAGGGTACTTGAAATACTCGCTAGAGAGTTAGATAAAGATCCTACGAAAATAACTCAAAAAGGTTCTGATTCTTATGTGCTCAAGAAAAATAGCAGAGAATAG